A stretch of DNA from Bactrocera neohumeralis isolate Rockhampton chromosome 6, APGP_CSIRO_Bneo_wtdbg2-racon-allhic-juicebox.fasta_v2, whole genome shotgun sequence:
ttacatatgactcaagcagctcacgacttccggtctttgaccaagtatcctctgggtagcctaagaacatccgtttgaaggcgagttaaagtgagaaggcgaaacatccccaccgcagggttgtgcgatgggtttgggacccgccacgtaaaaaatcttaccaataaaaattaacaatcagcctcggatgagtgaccccccttttgatgacgaccatggcaaacgaaataagggcatgcacctggaatgtccggtcccttaattgggaaggtgccgctgcccagcttgccatataaaggagcgcaagtttggtgtgggattcgtggtgggataGAGactccccaaatgggttgaggctgatcgacttcgccggggcccgaaatatgattatctgtactactagattccagcacaagaaaatacatcaagctaactggctgtctccgaatcgaaaagccaccaaccagatcgatcatgttgtgatagacggaagacacgtctccagtattctagacgtgcgtacgctccgaggtcttaacatcgactcggaccactatcttgttgcagccaagatttgcacccgcctctgtgcagcaaaaaacgcacgtcaacaaacacaaggaaggttcgacatcgaaaaactgcaatcacaacagacagtcgatcgattttctactcagcttgcactcctgctctctgagagcaattgtcaacaactcggtataagggaactgtgagacgccatttcaaactccttacagctgcaaccaaaccattggtttccggaaagtgcaaaagaacagctggtacgacgaggtgccgtgtcgcagcggagagaaaacagactacctacctcgcaacgttacgaccgaccacaacacgtgagggatgggatagataccgaaagttgaagagggaagcgagacgcatttgtagacaggggtaatgctcgaaaattttacgaaaaaatgcggcggcttacaaaagatttcaagaccggagcatactcttgtagaacccccaaaagtgatctagtgaccgatgcccagagtatacttaaattatggagggaacactactccagcctgctgaatggcagtgaacgcacaactacaggagaaggagaacccgattccccaatcgatgacgttggagcagacgttccattgcccgaccatgaagaagttcgaatagcaattgcccgcctgaagaacaacaaagcggcagaggccgacggattgccggccgagctattcaaacacggaggcgaagaactggtaaggagcatgcatcagcttctttgtaaaatatggtcggacgaaagcatgcccaacgattggaatttaagtgtactatgcccaatccataaaaaaggagaccccacaatctgcgccaactaccgtgggattagcctcctaaacatcgcatataaggttctatcgagcgtattgtgtgaaagattaaagcccaccgtcaacaaactgattggaccttatcagtgtggcttcagacctggaaaatcaacaaccgaccagatattcaccatgcgccaaatcttggaaaagacccgtgaaagaagaatcgacacacaccacctattcgtcgatttcaaagctgctttcgacagcacgaaaaagagctgcctttatgccgcgatgtctgaatttggtatccccgcaaaactaatacggctgtgtaaactgacgttgagtaacaccaaaacctccgtcaggattgggaaaGACCTCTTCGAGCTGTTCGAGGTTTccgacaaggcgactccctatcgtgcgacttcttcaacctgcttctggagaaaatagttcgagctgcagaactaaatagagaaggtaccatcttctataagagtgtacagctgctggcgtatgctaatgatattgatatcatcggcctcaacacccgcgccgttagttctgctttctccagactggacaaggaagcacagaaaatgggtctggcagtgaacgagggcaaaacgaaatatctcctgtcatcaaacaaacagtcgtcgcactcgcgacttggctctcacgccactgctgacagtcataactttgaaagtgtagataacaccaccaacaatgtcagcctggaaatccaacgcaggattgctcttgccaacaggtgctacttcggactgagtaggcaattgaaaagtaaagtcctctctcgacgaacaaaagctaaactgtataagtcgctcataattcccgtcctgctgtatggtgcagaggcttgggcgatgacaacaaccaatgagtcgacgttacgagttttcgagagaaaaattctgcgaaagatttatggtcctttgcgcattggccacggggaatatcgcaatcgatggaacgatgaactgtacgagatatacgacgacattgacatagttaagaagaagaagaagagcccgaaagtaaacatTAGTGGACTATATAGATGTCAGTTCATAATGAGCCGAATTCAAAAAAAGGTGTTCGCGCACGAAGCATTTACAGCAAACCGTTGCCtgttttttcagaaaaactgAATATatcgcaaccataccactagaacaaTTCATAACAGTAAACCGAAGACGGATTTCTCTTCACCACGAAATTGAGAGCGCTCATACAtcaactgaaacaactgcattttcgAATACTCAAAACATCAATTTCATGAGTCGTACACCGTAGTTCTGAAGAGATTATCAAtcaataaaatttgcttttgttctCTCTCcgcaaatataaaaagcaacctacgtattacGATGGGAAACACTTTAGGCACGGATTATATTTGTCATACACCTTTTTGCACGAAAACTAcgttttataaagaaaaactttttttttaactcaacatttaattaaaagttttttactttattatttaaatcattattttttttattatcgttactaaaaaaaagtgatcaaacGAAGGTATACTAAATTTCATGTAATCATCACCTTATGAACGTATAATAACTGTTaactacttatttatttatatgaacaaaattgaAATCCTAATAAAGATAACCAGGATTTGGAGCAGGTGGGCCACCACCTCCATTGCAGCTAGAAGGAcagccaccgccaccgccattAGGACAACCGCTACCGCTATCACCACCATCACCAGGATGTCCGCCACCAGCAGCAATCTTATCCAATGCATCTTGTATCTCTGGCGGTATCGGTGGTGGTGTGGGCAAATGATCGCCTTGCGGTTGAAACCCATTCTCATCGGCTGTGTAGGTGACAAGGAATGATTGACCCTCCGGGCTGGTGTAGGAGAAGGAGCCCTCCGCAGTTAAAACTGCATTACAAGGATCATCGGCGTTTTTCACATAACCGGACTCCTGTGCATTAATGCCGTTACCGGTTTCATATTCGTACTAcaattataatttgaaaattaattcacaattatttttgaagctCTAATTTGCCGTGTTTACTTGATATGAACCGTCGATGTTAACTTTGGACTCCAATTTGATGATTGGTATCTCAGAACCAGCACCGGgtgcaccaccaccaccaccgccaccaaaAGAACCACCACCACCGCTCGGCGGCGGATACGAATAGCCTCCACTAGGTGGTGCTGGTGGTCTTGGTGGCGGTGCCGGTGGACCACCTTTTGGATAACCACGTGGTACCGCCAAAGCGCTCCCGAAAAAGCAACAAATCACAACTGTCAACTATAACGcagatttaagaaaaaatttactatTACTATAACACCAAAAGTATCACtattttttacaacaaacacaccTGCACGCTTGGCATACTTATTGAAGAGCTCCTTGCTCTGTTTATctattttgctgaaaaaaaattatgaaaagtcGCACCGCTGCCAACTACCGAAATTGCACTGACTTGAGCAACTAGTGGGGATTTGATTTTATAAACTAAGACATCCCAGCCACACTTTTATGCTTTAGATGAATTACACCGATTGATTGATCCTCACGCACCAAAGGTCAGCTGGAGGCTAGTAAAGCAGACGAAGAAGTTCGGAAACTGGTAAAGACATTAACACTgagaaaattatgtttttatcaAGATTATCAAAAGACTTCTAAACGGTTCGAAATCAGTGATGTTTTAGCTTTTGGTGGCAAAGTTGTCTTATTGGTCATCTCatgaagttaattattttttgcatagtTTCTTGATGAGCTTGCATTTagttaagggatcgtctcagtttAACACTCCGAAAAATCCTATTTATTGTAGCCTAAGTCATTCAGTTATGGTTGTATGGTTTCATAGTTAGGAAATCCTCTTAAAGctcataacataaaaaatagagAAGAAGTTGACCTCCACAGTTCGTAATTATAAGTATAGCTGAGGCTCTAAACATCTTTTCTGGATCAGTTTAAAACGTTATAATAGATGAAAACAGGATCCATTTGGATAGTTAAGAACAATGTTGCATTGTGAGATCTTTTGGTGACATTCTACACTTTATTCACAAGATTTTAGTCACTTCGAAATTTTCCTATTTCCGCAAGAAATCGTTGCTCCGATTAATGtttcggaaaaaattttaattcgattTAAAACTTTATGTGAAAATCGAGCAagcatattatataaatattcctCTCAGTGTATTATGGTTGTTTAACAGATTatgatgaaatatatatatatacatatatatataaatgaaccaGAATACAGATGAAGTAATACAATGATTATCAAAGCATACTCTTCGACACTCTTCTAGCACGCCACATTTACAATCATCAAAGTGAGCATGCGTGAACGATATGAAACCGACCGATATTACGATGCGCTTCAAATACATACACTAAGTGATTACATTAATTTGTCTGCCTTGAAAATAGAGCTTCAAATTCGCACAAAAAATAGATGCACGCGCTTGTGTCTTTGATTGCTGTTTGACTGCGCGTCTACCTTCACTGTGGAAAtctggaaaattcatcaaggATGTGTCTTAAggtaaaataaaaacgaaaatcaattGCTAAATTTCTATTTCTAACGATTAtggtaaaatataattaattaaaagaatttagTTTGAAAGAGATTGAGAGAAATACTCTTTAACTTATGTAGCACATACCACGTGGCAAATTACGCGAATTATGTATtcattgtaattaaaaatcgaCAGTCACTAATTCTAACAAATGATAAATAGCTAGCCATGCAAATGATCCTACCCTTTCAACGGTACATCAACTCACCCCATTTTTTTCTAATGCTCGCCTCAGTTAATCGCTTAAAGCAACAATACCCACTGCGCCACTAGCAACtctcaaatttaattaaaaaccatTTAAAGTAACGCATTTAGTTGGCTAATTTTTAGTGTTgccagataaaaaaattaacaaacactgggcattgcaaaaatattttaaacatttattttcaaaaatttcttagcatattaatatttcttaacaTTGGCCTTTGAAAGGATGAAATTTTATActgcaatattatttttctttcgctTATAGTACTAGTCACCAATTCTCTTCAGGTTTGTGAAATGTTGTTTGTATACAACGTAACCTAACAATCTAATTACATATTGAGCCATTTATAATACGTTGTCGAAAAGTCttgcgctgaaagcgcgtagttctagttttattcatcgcatagggtcatgctatacctttttggaaagctcatttcacgcgctaacacgtgtttgattgattgtcgtgtCTTTTAAGTCCTTCgcgagttatagcgtcgcaaacatggagcaaaataaagagaaaatacggcatattttacagtagtactacgataaaagcaaaaatgcatctcaagccgccaataaaaattgtgcagtttatggacacgatacagtttccatttccaccgcacaacgatggtttcaacgttttcgttctggtgtagaggtgctccggaaggcctgtcgtcgaaaattgcgataaaatcgctgaattggtcgaaagagaccggcatagtagcagccgtagcatcggtcaagagctgggaaTGAGTCATcagaaattcatttcaatttcaataaaaaaaaaaaatcaataaaaaataccgcaagacttttttgacaaaccattattaagttcagaaggaaacgtcggaaacTCTGCAAGATATATCGTATATATGATCAGCATGAGAAACTGAGTCGATTAAAGTCAAGTTTTGgcatggaaatttttttcatttactaaatattttttgacctttaagaaaacaaaggaatgtataagtattttgaaactaaattgaaagtaaatttCGAAACTGAGGTCTAAAGTATTTGAATTCTTCTCTAATTACATTTACTATAATATATGGATCAAATCAATTGTCCACTTTTATTTAAAgtctaaaaactttaaaaatgatgaaatgttagttaaatataaataaaaaggtgGCAAGTCTACATCATCAGTCAAAGCAATCAGTCTACATCAGCAGCACCTGCAACCCAGCATTGTATACCTTTCTACTGTCAGCAAGCTCAACACAGCACGTACGTGCCCCTCTGAATATGCCGTATAACCGAATAACCACCATACgatcaacaaaacaacaactcGCTCCCTTCTGCAGCCCACGGTATGCAATGCGTATCGCTAATGCACAATGAGTGTAATTTCTACGCCTGTTCGCTGTCCTGTAGCTTAGACTTGGAGTCCTTACATACACGTTTTAAGCCAATGAACATCTATTAACTTTCTGCCAGCATGTCAATGTGTGGCGCCAAGTCCTTTCCCAACTCCATTCTGCGAGTTTTCTTCATGCGTTCGAAAGCAGCAAGTACATATCCAACATTTAGATGGGCAATTTGAAATCGCATTTGTTGGTGTGTTTGCGTAAGTGCGTAGAGCGTAGAGCGTAAAACGGCAAAGAAGCTCAGTGAGTCGAAATAATGATGACATGACGAACTTGTCCTACTTACTTGTATCACAAGGAAACAGTTGGCGTTTTCCCAGCTTACCGCAGGGCAGATATTAAGATTAGCTAGTCGATGATGGTGGtagttacaaaaaaatgtcgataacttaaatgttttttttatttattttggaaaaacgtAAAATGTAGACTTACCTCTGAAGGTGTGGgtttataaaaagtttattaaatattttcaaaaaaatattatgttttttaaagaCATTGAgaaatacttatattttcattatatgtGTATAGTGAATTAAAGATTTggattaatatttcatataatacagaatataaaatgtaaataattagtTCCAGTAGTTTCTTTTGAAAACAGGCAATTTAAGTTCAATTTTCGCGATACTAGACATCTTTGAGATCCGTCGCTATTTTGTGATATCTTGAAATTCGCAAGAAGAAAATAATAGCGTTGAATTTTAgcagaacaattttatacaaaagGATTATCACTAATATGATACcgataaaaaatgatttttggtgAAAGAAATTCGTATTCACAAATTCATATACCTGATTATTGTCATAACCAGCGATTAGTTCTCAAATAATTTGGCTGTGAACGGAGTTAATATTCCACGAATCTTTTACATAGCACCTATAAAAATCTCTCTAACCGCTGAACCAACCTGGTCGTTATTGTTCAAACATCAGGTCTATACTTAGTGAAAACGTTTCGGGAGTAAAGTgaaccggatgttcgaaaatcctgattttAGTTATATGGtcaaccaaatttaattttaggtttagctttagtgcttagttatggcactttataagttttcggttaatggcgttttgtgggcgtggtagtgatccaattacgcccatctacgaactggtaatttttttgtgcactaaggaacccacataccaagtttcatcaagatatctcaatttttactcaagttacaactcgcacggacggacagacagacagtcacccggatttcaactcgtctcgtcatcctgatcatttatatatacatacttctgtgatcaaattgaaaggggaattttaatttactttttaattaatacttcgcgtgtttttcggtaaatttttaaagtttgtagTGTTAGTGAcatttatgctaaatttcacgtcaaaatattgattagtatttgagatatgcgtcgttttgtgaggctctaaaagtgaattcctCCATTTTTACTacatatgtctgaatttattgaacaaagaagtgcgataatgcgcCATCTCAtgctgcattggttattcgtgatcatttcgccacattttcaactaatatcgtgccgcaaccatcgcattcgcctgatttaccttcttGTAAGTTCTGGCTATTTAACATATTCAAATGACCACTCCGATGACACCGTTTTGGCACAATTGagaatataaaagctgaatcgaaaaaGGCGCTGACCtgatcacgacggaggattttttcaagtgctatgatggctggaaaatttgttggagatgaaatggacaaaattcacctttcaatttggtATATAACCCCATAGCTTagtattttagaattttcaccATGAAAAATTGTGTGTTTCCATTGAAATCACGACTACggaattgttgaaaatgttgccGAAGGGTTTCGAgaagtctactttatcacgaacacaagtaAATGGGTAGCTTGAATCATTCAGTGCCTCACCTCTGTTATTTACGACACCATCAAAAGTAAAAACGTTTATCCTACTTCAATCCTTATTCTTCCCGATTCTTATTTACTTAGTTTCCATTCTTTTCACAACGATGTATGACCAATATGGCATATGACTAGTGCaaattataacttttaataCAGCTAACATTTCTAAGTCAGCATCtacaaaaaattacagttttttataattttttgattcatCATCAACTTGACTATTTTTTTCAACACCGCTTGAAACAGTGCTAAACGATGTCAACGCTATCTTAAACTGCTAATCGTCACGGGAATTCGTCCAACTGACGTCCTGCTGCCCTGTCATTGCAAAACTTTGTTACGCACTTTACGTGGACATACATCTAACCCCTTAACTAACCACACTAAGCATCTGACGCACCACCCAGCAAGTACCttgcaacaccaacaccaacaccaacaccgCCACCcgaacaacaacatcaacagtgTACAAGTCATCCCAAACGAAAGGCAAAACTAGTAAACACCCTCAACAGAATGGTGTAGTCGGTGTTTGTACACTTGCCACGCACCAACATCACCGGCCGAGAAACCAACAATTGTTGGTCCTGAAAAttcatttcgaaaattttgcacGCACTCGTTGCGCCGCCGCACAAGCTGTCATATTTCGCTTGCCACAGCAGAGcagattgtttttgttgttctaaatttgtatagtttttgaattttgctgaaattttatgaaaaggcCATTATGAAGTGTATTTGCACGCATTAAATATGAAAGCAAATTCGATACGTATTAGCTTCGCCGCCCAAAAGCAGCGCTGAGTGGGCTAATGCTCGTTGGCTATAGCGAAGGGTGCATTCTGATGCTTGTCGAGGGTGCACGGCGCACGGGTGTACATTTATGGTTATGATTGTGGTTGCGAATAGATTAAGTTGTTGCTAAATAAACAAAGGCCAGCAAATACACTTGGCGCGCTCATAtccacacacaaacatgcatacgGACGACCGgtgcatatgtgtttgtgtgtgtccgTTTATTAAACTATTAGATGTGAAAAATGATAAATTAGCCCGGTGACACCCTCAAAGCAAGCGCTGACAAACACAATATGCGTTAAGCGCAAATACATAGGGTTTAGCATGGAGTAGGTGTAGTCCAGCCCGCAGCGCCTGCAACAGCTTGTGAAAAGCAACAACTGTGCTGGCCAACATGTTTGTCAAGCAGTAGCGTCTTGATAACGATCAATTCTACATCGAAACCAAATGCTTAGAATGAAAATGCTTTAGATTTAGCAACAAAAAGTGATTAGCATACGAAGTGGATTTTTCGACTTTATTCTGCTGATATCGTTTGctgataaattaatttaattttttttgctcatGATGCACTCAGCTTCATCAGTTCGCCCGCTCGTTACTGTAGTGCAATAAATgcacatatgtttatgtatttgAACATTCATCTCATTAGTGTTCCATCAGATAGAAAATCGCCGAACCAACTAGCTGGGTGAATAGATGAGACAGAGATTAATCTTTTTATACCTTGCATTGCGTATTGATTTACTTCCAACATGTTTTTCTGGATCCATAAAAGAACCTTTTCATTCCTCGATTTCTCGCACCCGTTACTTAGAAAGTTGGTGCGTTTGGTTTCACTGATCCCAAAAACTGGAGCCGTTGATTTACATACGATTCTCTTGAgccgattttttcaaaaataaaatcattcgCTATAGACGGGGACAGGTAGTAACTATTTGATTCCATGTTCGGACTAAAAGACGGATGCATAAAAACCTTCCAACCAATCTCCGGGAGCTTCTGGCAAGTCACTATCAATCTGTGTGGCCTGGCATTGTCCTGGTCGAACACTGTTTCTGGCTTCTGAGCTATTGCttccttcaaacggtccaattgTTGGCAATGCAGGCCCGTACAAAGAACGAGATGATTTTCTGCAAATCCTACCCAAAATACAACGCACAATCTTTCTAACCGTCAATCCTGGGTTGACCACCGCTTGCGCCGGCTCACTGCGATTCTACAATAACAACGACCATCCACTTTAGAAACGAATCGATATCTTTCCTATTGAGCAGCAATTCTCAGATGGAAGTTTCTTTGCGTTTACGTGTCCACGACATCAGTTAACACTCCGATCTTAAACCTTCTGCGAGTACCTTGTTTCCGATGTCATTCTTGTCAGGAAGCTTCTCAAAGTTTTCACACCTAACTTTTCGTTTTTCGTTAAGTAGAGAAAGTACATTCTTACATAACCGGTTTATTTTTATCGAGAATCGACAGTTTCCATTGaacacttttatataaaaaatattttaaaaattttaaattattattgtagTCATTGTAGAAAGTTCTATGTAAAGATGCTATTTTTATGTCTAAAAACACTAAAAACCCTAAACTTGAAAATAATCGATCTAATTTTTTGAAGGAGTCTCCCAAATCAAGACTTAACGCCGGTATTTCTGACAAATCATTTCCTGAAAGACTAAGATATCCtccataaatataataaaaatcataactttGAATAACTAAGATGAAAAAAGTAGAACTAGGACTTTGCCAAATCAAATATCATAGGCTTTTAATGGTTTTCCATGGTACTAAAGTCCAAATTAGCACTCTTTCTACTGACCACTTTCTGGTTACCTCAAAACATGCAGCTGCATCATTAGTATtaagtttttcattcaaaatagaTAAACTGATGCTAAATGAGTTCACCAGCGCCACCAATGATGCGCACCACACAATCTTCCACCTGCAAACCATCAAAACCCTTTAAGTACTTAATTAAAAACCTAAATAACGCAACCAGATGTACTCGTAatgctaaaataatttttaacccaacaaaaatattataaaacaagcAAACACCAAAACAATCACAACCAACCCAATCCACCACATACCAACCCTACAAGCATGCTTACGAGTATTATATCAAAG
This window harbors:
- the LOC126761568 gene encoding endocuticle structural glycoprotein SgAbd-8; protein product: MPSVQLTVVICCFFGSALAVPRGYPKGGPPAPPPRPPAPPSGGYSYPPPSGGGGSFGGGGGGGAPGAGSEIPIIKLESKVNIDGSYQYEYETGNGINAQESGYVKNADDPCNAVLTAEGSFSYTSPEGQSFLVTYTADENGFQPQGDHLPTPPPIPPEIQDALDKIAAGGGHPGDGGDSGSGCPNGGGGGCPSSCNGGGGPPAPNPGYLY